The Sphingomonas sp. HF-S4 sequence TCGGCGACGAAGCGGTCGCTCTTGCCCGGCTTTTCCTGGATGCCGAGCTGCGCCTTGGCGAGCAGCCCGTAATAGGTCTCGCCATATTGCGCCGCGGCCTTCAGCCGGGTGCTGACCTTTTCGGGCCGGCCGCACGCCATGTCGGCGCGCGATGCCCAATAGAAGCCCGCCGAGCGCAGCTCGGTATCGGTGGCGCGGGTAGCGACGCGCTCGAACGAATCCGCCGATGCGTGGCAGTCGCCCTGCCGCCAGGTCGCGAGCCCGGCGACCCAGTCGGCCTGGCCTACCCAGCTGCCGGTGCCCAGCTGCGCCTTCTCGGCCATGCGCCGCGCATTGGCGTCGTCGCCGGCCACATAATAAATCCACGCGACCTTCTGCTGCCATTCGGTCAGCGCGTCGGGGGTAAGGTCGGCGGCGAACTTGCCGACCACCGCTTCGGCCGAGACGCCGTCATCGGCCTTGACGAAGGGCTGGATCTCGATCGCGACCGAGATCGCGGCATTGTCGCTCTTGATCGATCGTGCGCGCTGGCGGACCGGCGCGGCATCGAACCAGATCAGCCGCTGGGCGGCGGGGAGCGAGGGCGTGTTCATCGCGCCGCGCGCCTTGGCCATGCGGACGAGCTGCTCGGCCTGGGGCAGATCGGGCGCCTCGCTGAGCAGCGCAAGGATCGGCGCCAGATCGACCTTCGGGCTCTTGGCGGCGGTGTAGAGCTGGGCCTTGGCGATCGCGTGGAGCGGCCCCGGCTTCATCGAATCGAGCTGGAGCTGCGCGTCGGCCCATTGCTGGCTGCGGATCGCCGCGAACACCTTCCGGTATCCGGCGCGCTGCTCGGAATCGAGCTGGTCGGGAATGCCCGCGCCGCGCTCGGCCGCCGCGGAGGCGCCACGGTTACTGTCGGCAACGTCGTCGTCGGCATGGGCCGCGACGGGGAGCGCGAGCAGCGCCGCGGCAAGGATGGTACGCTTGATCACTCGGTCGTTCCCCGGCTCAACAGCAGTAGGTGCTTCCAGGCTTCGCGCTTCACTGCCGGCCGCTCGAGGAGCCAGCGCGGGTGATAGCTCACGGCCGCCCGCGTCATCGCACCAAACTGGTTAATGTCGCGTAAACTATCGCTCGGCGGCCATCCGTCCGTCGTGTCCAGCACACGGCTCGCCGATTGCCCCAGCAAAAACAACGCCTTGGGCTGGAGCAGGCCAAGATGGTGCCGCGCCAGCTCGATCAGCCGCGGTTCGTCTTCGGGCGCGATCCGCCCGGTCAGCGGCCGCGCGAATGCGATCGGCACGACATGCACCGATTCGCGGCTCCGGCCCACCGCGGCGAGCATCTTGTCGAGCAGCCGCCCGGCTGGTCCGGAGAGCAGAACGTCCGAATCATCGGCCTCGGGAACGTCGGTCACCACCACCCATTCGGCGTCGACCGGCCCGGTCGGGGCGAAGAATCGCGTATGCCATCCTGCCTCGGGGGCGGAATCGCCTGACCGCCAGGCGAGGAAAGCGTCAATTGTTTCGGGGAGCGTTTCGACGACCGGTTCCGCTACGGCATCGGCGGCGAGGGCGGCCGGGGCGGGCGGCGGCGTCCGCGCCAGCCAGTCGCGCACCTCGTCCTCGACGAGCATGTCGACCCCGGCGTCACGCCACCATTCGAGTGCGCTCGCTGCCAGCTTCTGCCAGTCCTGAACCGGTTCCCCTCCCATATCTGGTCTTTGAATCCTTGTTGACGCCGCGGTCAATCTGCCGCCAATCGGCAAGCAGACGGGACGTTGCGGAACCGCGACGACAGGCGCTGCGCTTCGTCCCCTAGAGAAGATCGCAAGGGATTACGAGGATGAGCGAACGAGAGTCGATGCCGTATGACGTCGTGATCGTCGGCGCGGGCCCATCGGGGCTCGCTGCGGCGATCCGGCTCAAGCAGCTGGCGGCGGAGGCCGGGAGCGAGCTGTCGGTGTGCATCCTCGAAAAGGGCTCCGAGGTCGGCGCGCACATCCTGTCGGGCGCGGTGGTCGATCCGCGCGCGCTCGACGAACTCCTCCCCGATTGGCGCGACCAGGATTGCCCGCTCGCGCGCACTCCGGTGACCGAAAACCACCACTGGATCCTCAGCGAAAAGGGCAAGTCGAGCTTCCCCGAATTCCTCACGCCGCCCTTTCTCCACAACAAGGGCACCTATACCGGCTCGCTCGGCAACCTCTGCCGCTGGCTCGCCGCCAGGGCCGAGGAATTGGGCGTCGAGATCTTCCCCGGCTTCGCCGCTGCCGAGATCCTCTACAACGAAGATGGCAGCGTGAAGGGCGTCGCCACCGGCGACATGGGCGTCGCCCGTGACGGCACCCACAAGCCCGATTACCAGCCCGGGCTCGAGCTCCACGCCAAATACACCTTCTTCGGCGAAGGCGTTCGCGGCCACTTGACCAAGCAGCTCCAGCGCCAGTTCGGTCTGTGCGCCGACGCCCAGCCGCAGATCTACGGCATCGGCATCAAGGAGCTGTGGGACGTCGATCCTTCGCAGCACAAGCCCGGCAAGGTCATCCACACCCAGGGCTGGCCGCTCAAGGAAGGCGAGTCCAACGGCGGCGGCTTCCTCTATCACCAGGCCGATGGCCAGGTCGCATTGGGCTTCGTCGTCTGGCTCAACTACAAGAACCCCTATCTCTCGCCCTTCCACGAGATGCAGCGCTGGAAGACCCATCCCGAGATCGCGAAGATCCTGAAAGGCGCCAAGCGCGTCTCCTACGGCGCTCGCGCGATCAGCGACGGCGGCTGGCAGGCGGTCCCGAAGCTGGTGATGCCCGGCGCGGCGATCATCGGCGACAGCGCCGGCTTCCTCAACGTGCCCCGGATCAAGGGCACGCACACCTCGATGAAGTCGGGCATGATGGCCGCCGAAGCCGCCTTCGCCGCGGTTCAGGCCGGCCGCACCAGCGACGTGCTCGACGCCTATCCAGAGGCGTACGAGACCAGCTGGGTCGAGAAGGAACTGCGCGGTGTCCGCAACGTCGCGCCGCTGGTCAAGAAGTTCGGCGATACCTGGGGCACCTTGTTCGCCGGCGCGGCGATGTGGATGGAACTGGCCGGGTTGCGCTGGCCCTTCACGATGAAGCACAAGCCCGATCACGAGAGCCTGTGGCACGCCAGCCACGCCAAACCGATCGAATACCCCAAGCCCGACGGCGTGCTGACCTTCGATCGCTTGTCCTCGGTGTTCCTGTCGAACACCAATCACGAGGAGGACCAGCCGGTCCATCTGACGCTCAAGGATCCCGATATCCCGATCGGCTACAATCTGCCCGTATACGCCGAGCCGGCCCAGCGTTACTGTCCCGCGGGTGTGTACGAGGTCGTTGGAGAAGGCGATGGCCTGCGCTTCCAGATCAACGCGCAGAATTGCGTCCACTGCAAGACCTGCGACATCAAGGACCCCACCCAGAACATCAACTGGGTGGTCCCCGAAGGCGGCGGCGGTCCCAATTATCCGAACATGTAGCTTGGATATCGATATTCAGCTTTATTTCCCTCGCCCCCTGCAAGGGGGAGAGGGTTGCGCAGACTTAGTCTTTGCGCAGCGAAGGCTTAGTCGGAGCTGGGTGAGGGGGGGCGGCTTCGAAGAAGCCGCGCGGCGCGTCGCGCCGCTCTACCCCTCTCCAAGCTCCGCTAGGCAGAAAGCTGCCAAGCTTCGCTATCCTCTCCCCTATCAAGGGGAGAGGAAGGTTTGGACTAAATTTCGATACGCCCTAGGCCTCGCGCTGCTGTTCGCGGCAGCCCCGGCAACTGCCCAGACGGCCTTCGATCCGAGCGGCTATGTCCGTGCCCGCGCCGCCGATGACGCGGGTGCCGCGCACGTCGCCGCGGCGGGCTATGCCGAGGCGCTCGCCGCCGCGCCCGACGACGCCACCGTCGCGCTGCGCGCCTATCGCCAGGCGCTCGCCGCGGGCGACTACACGCTCGCCAGCCGCGCCGGCGCGGTGCTGGTCCGGGCCGGCGGGGCGCCGCCCGACACTGCCTTGCTCGCGCTAGCAGTCGCGCTGCGCAGCGGCGACGCGGCGGGCGCGGGCCGCGCGGTCGAGGCGATCGCCCGGGGGCCCTTCGATTTCCTCGCCCCCTCGCTGCGCGCCTGGCTCGCCTTCGATCGCGGCGAGGACGGCGTCGCGCTGCTCGATGCCGCCCCCGGCGACGCGCTTGCACGCCGCTACACCCGCCGCCATCGCGCGCTGCTGCTGATCGCCGCGAAGCGCACCGACGAGGCGATGGCCGCGCTTGCCGCCGACCTCGCCACCGCCGATCGCGACGACACGCGCATCGATGCGGCGCTGCTGCTCGCCCGCGTCGACAAGCGCGAGCCCGCCCGGCGACTGCTCGCCGCCGACCGCCCCGATTTCGAACGCCTTCGGAAAAAGCTCCCCAAGCGCACCCGGCCCGACGCCGCATTCGGCGCCTCGCGCATGTTCCTCGAACTCGCGGTCGAAGTCGCCGACGAAGAGATGGCGCAGCTCTCGATCCTGCTCACGCGCGCCGCGCTGCTGCTCGATCCGCGCGACGACCGCGCGCGCCTTTTCCTTGCCGAGGCGCTGTCGCAGGGTGGATCGCACGATCTCGCCCTCTCGATCCTCGCCGAGGTCGGCAGGCATAGCCCCTTCGTCCGCGGTGCCGCCTCAGGACGGATCGCGGTGCTGCGCCGCGCCGATCGCCTGCCCGAGGCGCTGCAACTCGCCCAGACGATGGCGCAGGGGAGCGAGGCCACCCGCGCCGATGCCGAGACGCTCGGCGACCTGCTTGCCGACCAGGGGCGCGACGATCTCGCCGCCGCGGCCTATGCCGCCGGACTCAAGGACGAAGGCGCGACCGACTGGCGGCTCCACTATCTCCACGGCCGCGCGCTCGATCGCGCCGGCCGCTGGGACGAAGCCTTGCCCGCGCTCCAGCGCGCAGTGACGCTCGGCCCCGAACAGGCGCCCGCGCTCAAATATCTCGGCACCGCCTGGATCGCCCGCGGCGAGAATCTCACCGCGGCCCAGACGCTGCTCGAACGGGCGCGATCGCTCGCCCCCGACGATGCCGAGATCGCCGATTCGCTCGCCTGGGCCTATTACCAGCGCGGCGACGTCGCCCGCGCGCTGCCCATGCTCGAGCGCGCGGTGCGCGACGATCCCGCCGCCGCGCGCGCCAACGAGCATCTCGGCGACGCCTATTGGCGGCTCGGCCGCCACTATGAGGCGCGCTATGCGTGGCGCGCCGCCGCGCTCACTGCCGAGAACGACGCCCCCGCACGGCTCGAAGCCAAGCTCGCCAACGGATTGAAGCCGCAGCCCAATTGATGATCACCGAAATCGCCCGCGCCAAGCTCAACCTGGCGCTCCACGTCCGCGCCCGCCGCCCCGATGGCTATCACGAGCTCGAAACCCTGTTCGCGTTCGTCGAGCATGGCGACGTGCTGCGCATCGTCCCGGCCGACGCCCCCAGCTTCCGCATCACCGGCCCCTTCTCCGGTGCGCTGGCCGGGGAGGGCGACAACCTCGTCACCCGCGCCGCCGCGCGCTTCGCCGCGATTTTCGGCGGGGGCGCCCACTCGATCGAACTGGAGAAGCATCTGCCCGTCGCCTCGGGCATCGGCGGCGGCTCGGCCGATGCCGCCGCGACGCTCCGCGCGCTCGCCAGGCTTCACCATGTCGCGCTCGACGACCCGAAGCTGTTCGAGATCGCCGACGCCCTCGGCTCGGATGTCCCCGCCTGCCTGCTCGGCAGGACCGCGATCGGCAAGGGCAGGGGCGAGCAGCTCGAAACCGTCCCCGGCATGCCCGGCACCCCGGTGTTGCTGGTAAATCCCGGCGTCGCGGTCTCGACGGCGCAGGTCTTCGCCCGCTGGGACGGCCAGGACCGCGGCCCGCTGGGATCCGATCCGCTGGCGGGCCGCAACGACCTCGAATCCCCCGCCCGCGCGATTGCTCCGGTGATCGGCGACGTGCTGGAGACGCTCGCCGCCCAGCCCGGCGTCACCCTCACCCGCATGTCCGGCTCGGGCGCCACCTGCTTCGCGCTGTTCGAGAGTGAGGCGGCTCGTGGCAATGCTGCTGCCGCCATCGTACGGTCGGTTTGGTGGTGCGTACAGACCCGGCTGACCTGACCATTTCTTCCCTCGCCCCCGCAGGGAGAGAGGGTTGCGCAGACTTAGGCTCGCGTAGACTTAGGCTCGCGTAGACTTAGGCTCGCAGAGCCTTAGTCGGAGCTGGGTGAGGGGGTGCGGCCACGCAGTGGCCGCGGGGGGGGGGGGGGCCCGCGCGGCGCTTCGCGCCGCTCTGTCCGCAAGCCTAGCTCGAACTGCGTCGAGCGATAACCCGCACTGCGGATCCTGCAGATAGGCATCATAGGCCGCCAAAGCGTCATTGCGGAGCCAGCCTTCGGCGGTGCGGCTGTGGCGCAGGCTATCGCAGATCACTTCTTCCTCGTTTGCGGACGCGGCTTCGGCCTGCGCCGCTTCGTCAGATAGTAACTCGTAAGCGGAGCATCGCATCGCTGTTCTTCTAGTCCCGGGACCCAATGGGTTGGGGCATGGCGTCAATCATATCGCAGCCCTCAGGGGCCGAAAAATATGTAGAAGTTCCCCTCTTGTTCCACGGGAACAAATCCGATACACCCTGCCACACACAAGTTGAACGCACGCGGCAAACCCTTTAGCGACGGGGATACGAAATGGCAGCTACCCTCAAGGTGATCGACGGCAACATGGCAGTATCCACGGACAAGCAGAAGGCGCTCGACGCCGCATTGGCGCAGATCGATCGCGCCTTCGGCAAGGGCAGCGCGATGCGCCTGGGCTCGAAGGAGACGATGCAGGTCGAGGCGATCTCGACCGGCTCGCTCGGGCTCGATATCGCACTGGGCGTCGGCGGGCTGCCGCGCGGCCGCGTCATCGAAGTCTATGGGCCCGAAAGCTCGGGCAAGACCACGCTCGCGCTCCACGTCATCGCCGAGGCACAGAAGAACGGGGGCACTGCCGCGTTCGTCGATGCCGAGCACGCGCTCGACCCGGTCTATGCCAAGAAGCTCGGGGTCAATATCGACGAGCTGATTGTCTCTCAGCCCGATACCGGCGAACAGGCGCTCGAGATCGTCGATACGCTCGTCCGCTCGAATGCGATCGACGTGCTCGTGGTCGATTCGGTCGCCGCGCTGGTGCCGCGTGCCGAAATCGAAGGCGAGATGGGCGACAGCCATGTCGGCCTCCAGGCGCGACTGATGTCGCAGTCGCTGCGGAAGCTAACCGGTTCGATCAGCCGCTCGCGCTGCATGGTGATCTTCATCAACCAGCTGCGCATGAAGATTGGCGTGATGTACGGCAACCCCGAGACAACGACGGGCGGTAACGCCTTGAAATTCTATGCTTCTGTCCGTCTCGACATCCGTCGCACCGGCCAGATCAAGGACCGCGACGAGATCATCGGCAACGCCACCCGCGTCAAGGTGGTCAAGAACAAGGTCGCGCCGCCGTTCAAGCAGGTCGAATTCGACATCATGTACGGCCAGGGCATCTCCAAGATCGGCGAGATCCTCGATCTAGGGGTCAAGGCGGGGATCGTCGAAAAGTCGGGCGCGTGGTTCAGCTATGACAGCATCCGCATCGGCCAGGGCCGCGAAAATTCGAAGACCTTCCTCAAGGAAAATCCCGAGCTCTGCACGCGGCTCGAAACCGCGATCCGCGCGCGCACCGATCAGGTTGCCGAGGGGCTGATGGCCGGCCCCGAGCCCGAGGACGATCTCTGATCAAATGCGCGTTTGCCTAACCTTTTCTAACCTTTCGGCCGCGCCGGCATGATCTGGTGCCGATGCGGTCACGGGAGCCTCTCCCATCGGAAGACCCGGCGCATTGCCCTGCGCCGGGTCTTTCGGTTTGTTGCGCGGTCGCGCAATTTTGGGAATGAATAAATGCGCAAAGTGCGAAGTTAAGCCGGGGAAGTCCAACATGATCATCGTCCATCACCTCGAAAATTCGCGCTCGCAGCGCGTCCTCTGGCTGCTCGAGGAGCTCGGCCTGCCGTACGCGGTCAAGCGCTATGAGCGGAACAAGGCGACCATGCTCGCCCCGCCCGAGCTGCGCGCCATCCACCCGCTCGGCAAGTCGCCGGTGATCGAGGATGACGGCGTCGTGGTGGCCGAGACCGGGGCGATCGTCGAATATCTGGTCGAGAAGGCCGATGGCCGGCTCGGCGCCCCGGCGCACCGCGAGGATGCGCTGCGCTATCGCCACTTCCTCCATTATGCCGAGGGCTCGCTGATGCCGCCCTTGTTCACCAAGCTGGTGCTCAGCCGCGTGCCGTTGCTCGGCAAGGTCGCGCAGAAGAAGTTCCAGCCGATGGTCGACGTCCATCTCGACTATGTCGAGTCCGAGCTCGCCGCGCGCCCGTGGTTCGCCGGCAAGGACATGACCGCTGCCGACGTGATGATGAGCTTTCCGCTCGAAGCCGCGGTGTCCCGCGCCAACGCCACTGAGGGACGCCCCCATCTCGCCGCCTGGCTCCAGAAGGTCCACGCCCGCCCGGCCTACCAGGCCGCGCTCAAGGCCGGCGGCCCCTATGCCTATGCTTGAGGCCGGCAGGCCGCGACGCGCTCGGCCGGCAGAAGGATCGGCGCTGAAGTGGGTCGCAGGGCTCCCGGCCCAGAAACACAAACCCCCGCCAAGTCATTGACTTTGGCGGGGGATGTTGGCGCGCCCGGAACGATTCGAACGTCCGACCCTCAGATTCGTAGTCTGATGCTCTATCCAGCTGAGCTACGGGCGCGCATTGGAGTGGCGCTGATAGAGGCGAGTTTTGGAGAACGCAACCCCGTTGCGCGAGGTTTTCCACAAGCTTAAGCAACAGGCCATGCGCAGCCCCCATTTCGCCGCCCTTACCGCCTGTGTCCTGGCCCTGGGCGGCTGCACCCAAGGCCATGACTCCTATCCGTCGCTACTGCCGCGGCCGATCGAGACGCAGAGTCTCGCCGAACCCGAGCGCCCTGCGGTGCCGATACCGGCGGACCCGGCACTCGACGCGCGCATTGCCCGGGTCACTTCGACGCTCCACGCGAGCAACCAGCGCTTCGCCACTGCCGCGCAGCAAGCCGAGGCCAAGGTCGCGGTGGCACGGGGCGTCGCCGAGGGTTCGGAGGCATGGCTCGACGCCCAGACCGCGCTCAGCACGCTCGAATCGCTGCGCGCGCCGACGCTGGCGACGCTCGCCGAGCTCGAAGGTATGGCGATCGAGCGCGGCCAATCGGGCAAGGGCTCCTATCCCGCACTCGATTCGGCTGTCGCCGCCGCCGATGCCATGGCCACCGCGCAAGGGGATCGCATCGGCGCACTCGAAGCCGCGCTCGCCGGCGCTTAATTGGTGATCGGAATGGCCATGCGGCATCTCGGCTTCGGATCAGCGCTGGCGGGCGCCGCAATGTTGCTCTCCCAACCGGGATATGCGCAGGAGGCTGGTCCGGCCGATCCCGCCGGTGCATCCTTGGCGGGCGACTATGTCCATTCGCAGATGGAGCTGGTCGCGGGGATCCGCCTCAATGCCGATGGGAGCTTCCTCTATGGTCTGACCGTCGGCTCGCTCGACGAGCGCGGGCAGGGCAAGTGGGAGGCGAACGGCAAGCGCATCACGCTGACCAGCCTGCCGCGTCCCGTCGCCCCGACGATCACCCCGGGGCGGCTTGAGGCGGCGCCGGGCAAGCCCTTCGCGATCCGCGTGGTGGCGCCCAACGGGCGCGACGTGCCGGGGGTGGATTTCCTGCTCGAGTTCGACAGCGGCGAGCCGCTCGAATCCTATCTGCCCGGAGGGCCGTGGTCGCTGCCCGAGGAGGAGCGCCGCGTGCCGCGCTTCGTAACCTTCCGCATGCCGTCATACCGGCTGCACTCGGCGCGGCTCCCGCTCGACGCGCGCCCAGGGACCGTAGCCCTCTTCACCCTGACCCCGAATGATTTCGGCGTCGTCGACCTGAGCGATGCCCACGCCGAGATCGACGGCGACACGCTGACGCTGCATCGCGCGGAAGGCGTGATGGCGTTCAAGCGGACCAAGCCCGGGGCAGACTAGCCGTGCTATTGGCGTAGCGCGGCGATCAGCACCTTCATGTTCTCGATATAGGTGCCGGTCGAGATGCCGATCACCGGGTTGTCGGTCTCGAAGGGCGAGGTGTCGGTCTTGTCGCCGACCTTGGTACGGCTGAAGTCGCCCGGTGCCGGCGTGCGGGCGCCATCGCCGGCATAGGGATTGCTCGTCGCCTTGAGCTCGGTCGGCCACCAGCCCGCGGGGTTGAGCGACTTGACCAGCGCCTCGGGCGCGCGCTTGCCGCCGGCCGTGTTGAGATCGGAGGTCTCGACTTCCTCCACCAGGAAATAGCGCGGCAGCGGCTGCGAGGTGCGCAGCGGCGAGCCCTTGACGACCTCCGCGGGGTCCGCGGCGGCCAGCTTGTCATAAGCGCGCCGCAGCGCTGGCACGTCGATTGCACGGAACGAGCTGTAATGGGTGATCGTATTGGCCGGGTCGTAATCGGCATAATATTCGCCGTTGACCACGTTCGATCCGCGGCGGTGGACATAGAGCGGGCGATTGGTGCCGATCTCGATGAAGCTGGGATAGGCGCGGCCGTTCTTCACCTGGTCCGCCGGCAGCCGGACCGAGTCGAGCCAGGCGAGCGCCTCTGGCACGCGCGCGAGGAACTTCCGGTCGCCGGTCAGCTGATAGAAGCGCAGCAACTGCTTGATGTTCGACGCGGTGGTGTGGGTGACCAGCGCGTCGGGCTCGTAGGTGCGCGCGCCTACGGGCTTGAGGTCGAGCGTGTATTGCAGTCCCCAGCCGGCCTGGGGTGCGGCCTGCTGCGTCACCAGGAAGACGTTCATCGCGCGGATCAGTGCGTCGTGGATGCGCGGATCGCTGCCCAGCGCCTGATAGGCATAGAGCAGGAACTGGATGTTCTCACCCGCGACATCGTCGTTGAAGGTGATGAAGCCGGTATAGTCGGGCTTGCCGTGATGGCTGAAGTCGCTCTTGAGCGGGTAGCGCTGCGGCCAGCCGCCGATCGGGTACTGGCTGTCGAGGACGAAGTTCAGCGCCTTGTCGAGTGCGGGGCGGTATTTCGGATCGTGCTTCTCGACATAGAGGCGCAGCAGGAACTGCATCGATTCCGAGGTGCCGGCATCGTCGAAGGTGGCGTTGCCCCAATCGTGCTGGAATTCCTCGAGCCGCCAGGCGTTGCGGCCAATCGTATCGTACCAGCGCTTCCGCGAGGCCGCGCCGCCGAAATCGCCGAAATAATGCCAGCCGCCGCTGGGGTGCTGGATCGCGATCAGCGCGTTTGCGGCCTTCTCGGCCGCTTCGTAATAATAGGGGTCGCCGGTGGCGTGGTACGCGTCGAGATAGAGATGCCCCATCGTCGCGGTGCCGGGCGGCTGGACCCAGATCATCGTCGGGAAGGCCTCCATCTCCCCCCAGCGGCGTGACATGTCGGGAAGGTAGGACCAGACATAGCCGCCGTTGACGGCGACCTTCTCGACCATGAAGCGGGTGGCGCGCTTCATGGTGTCGGCGATCTGGCGCTTGTCCGGCGCGGCTGCGGCAGGGAGCGCGAGGCTCGCCGCAAGCATCAGTCCGAGTGCCTTCACCAGCAATCGCCGCATCCCATCCGCTCCCGATTCCATTCTTATTGGGAGAGTTTAGCGATAATGACACCGGTGGCAATGAGTCATTCCGGGACGTCGAACGTGTCGAGGATCTTGGCGCCGGCCATGAACACTGCGATCGGGCAGAGCAGGAACAGCGCCTTGCCGCCGTACCCCGGGAAGCGATCGAGATAGTGGAGGCCGCGCTCCACCGCGCCGGTGCCCAGGCCATAGATGACCAGATAGGCTTCGAACTTGGTCTTGATCGTGAACAGACGGCGGAAGCGGGCGAACATGGGCCCAATGTAAGCAAGCGCCGGGCCAAGCGCAGAAATCCGCCGTTTACAGTTGAGCGACTATGGTTACCTGTCAATTAATTCGACAGTGCCGAGCGTCTCGAACAGCGCGCGGCGCGCGGCCTCGACTCGCGCGACCAGGGCGGCATCGCCGATCGTGTGGGCCTCGATCGCCTCGGGCCAGTGCGCCTCGATCACGGCAGCGATCAGATCGAGCCGGGCTTCGTCGACAAGGAAGCGCGGGTCGATCGTGGCGGGATCGGCGACGACGCGCAGCCGCAGGCAGGCGGGGCCGCCGCCATTGGCCATCGATTGGCGGACATCGACCACTTCGACGCGGCGGATCGGGCCATTGCCGGCGAGATGGTCCTGGAGCCACGCCCAGACGCTCGGCGTCTCACGGGCTTCCTCGGGGATGATCAGCGCGGTCTCGCCCGAGGGCAGCGTCACCAGTTGGGCGTTGAACAGATAGGACGCGATCGCGTCGGCAAGGCTGACCTGCGCAGCGGGGACTTCGACGATCTCGACTTCGGGCAGCGCAGCGCGGAGATCGGCATAAAAGCGCGCCTTGTCGGCAAAGGCGTGCTCGTGCGCGAACAGCACGCGGCCATTGGCGACCGCGACGACATCGTTGTGGAACGCGCCGGCGGCGATCGCCTCTTCGGACTGCTGGACGAACAAGGTGCGCGCCGGATTGAGCCCGTGGCGACGGGCGACGGCATAGCTGGCGTCAGGATGCTGGCGCGCGGGGAAGGGGCCGCCGCTGATCCCGTAGACGAAGACCTCGACGCCGGGCGCGTCGTGCGCGGCGGCGAGCCGCATATGGTTGGCCGCGCCCTCGTCGCCGAACGGGGCGGGGACGGGGGCGTGGACCGCGAAGCCGGGGTGGGCGAAGGCGATTCGGAGTTGGGCCAACGTCTCGGGCCATTCGTGGCTGCGATGCGGCATCGTCGCCAGGTTGGCGACGGTCAGGTGGCAGCGACCGTCGCCAGTGTCGAGCGCGGGCGACACCGTGGCGGCGTTGGCGGCCCACATCGCCGAGGCGGACATCGCCTGGGCCTGGAGGTGCGGGGCGGCGTCGGCGTACTCCGTGGCGAGGCTGGCGAGCCAGGCGTGGTCGGGACGGGCGTGGGGGAGTAGGATGCCCTGGGTCAGCCCGAGGCGCAGGTTGGCCCGCATCTTGGCGATGCCCTGCAGCGCGGCGGCGCGCGGGTATGCGGTCAGCCCGCGATTGCGGGTCGCGGCGAGGTTGCCCGGGCTCAGGCCGGCATAGTTGTGGCTGGGGCCGATGATGCCGTCGAAGTTGATTTCCACGAACCGCGTGTCACCGCCCGACATGCAGAACCTCGTCGCCGGCCGACACGCCGAGGATCTTCGCCGCGGCTGGATCGATCGCCACGCCGGCATCGGACGCGGTGATCTTCCCGAAACACACCTGGAAGTCCGCCAGCCGCCCGCTGGCCAGCATCGCCGGCTCGCCGCCGCCGTCGATCGCGGTGACCGTCGCCGACTTGGCCTCGCGCACGGTGCGGACCAAGTCGGTGCGCGCGGTCATCGTCGGGCCGCC is a genomic window containing:
- the recA gene encoding recombinase RecA yields the protein MAATLKVIDGNMAVSTDKQKALDAALAQIDRAFGKGSAMRLGSKETMQVEAISTGSLGLDIALGVGGLPRGRVIEVYGPESSGKTTLALHVIAEAQKNGGTAAFVDAEHALDPVYAKKLGVNIDELIVSQPDTGEQALEIVDTLVRSNAIDVLVVDSVAALVPRAEIEGEMGDSHVGLQARLMSQSLRKLTGSISRSRCMVIFINQLRMKIGVMYGNPETTTGGNALKFYASVRLDIRRTGQIKDRDEIIGNATRVKVVKNKVAPPFKQVEFDIMYGQGISKIGEILDLGVKAGIVEKSGAWFSYDSIRIGQGRENSKTFLKENPELCTRLETAIRARTDQVAEGLMAGPEPEDDL
- a CDS encoding N-succinylarginine dihydrolase, which encodes MSGGDTRFVEINFDGIIGPSHNYAGLSPGNLAATRNRGLTAYPRAAALQGIAKMRANLRLGLTQGILLPHARPDHAWLASLATEYADAAPHLQAQAMSASAMWAANAATVSPALDTGDGRCHLTVANLATMPHRSHEWPETLAQLRIAFAHPGFAVHAPVPAPFGDEGAANHMRLAAAHDAPGVEVFVYGISGGPFPARQHPDASYAVARRHGLNPARTLFVQQSEEAIAAGAFHNDVVAVANGRVLFAHEHAFADKARFYADLRAALPEVEIVEVPAAQVSLADAIASYLFNAQLVTLPSGETALIIPEEARETPSVWAWLQDHLAGNGPIRRVEVVDVRQSMANGGGPACLRLRVVADPATIDPRFLVDEARLDLIAAVIEAHWPEAIEAHTIGDAALVARVEAARRALFETLGTVELIDR
- a CDS encoding glutathione S-transferase family protein; the encoded protein is MIIVHHLENSRSQRVLWLLEELGLPYAVKRYERNKATMLAPPELRAIHPLGKSPVIEDDGVVVAETGAIVEYLVEKADGRLGAPAHREDALRYRHFLHYAEGSLMPPLFTKLVLSRVPLLGKVAQKKFQPMVDVHLDYVESELAARPWFAGKDMTAADVMMSFPLEAAVSRANATEGRPHLAAWLQKVHARPAYQAALKAGGPYAYA
- a CDS encoding pectate lyase, which codes for MRRLLVKALGLMLAASLALPAAAAPDKRQIADTMKRATRFMVEKVAVNGGYVWSYLPDMSRRWGEMEAFPTMIWVQPPGTATMGHLYLDAYHATGDPYYYEAAEKAANALIAIQHPSGGWHYFGDFGGAASRKRWYDTIGRNAWRLEEFQHDWGNATFDDAGTSESMQFLLRLYVEKHDPKYRPALDKALNFVLDSQYPIGGWPQRYPLKSDFSHHGKPDYTGFITFNDDVAGENIQFLLYAYQALGSDPRIHDALIRAMNVFLVTQQAAPQAGWGLQYTLDLKPVGARTYEPDALVTHTTASNIKQLLRFYQLTGDRKFLARVPEALAWLDSVRLPADQVKNGRAYPSFIEIGTNRPLYVHRRGSNVVNGEYYADYDPANTITHYSSFRAIDVPALRRAYDKLAAADPAEVVKGSPLRTSQPLPRYFLVEEVETSDLNTAGGKRAPEALVKSLNPAGWWPTELKATSNPYAGDGARTPAPGDFSRTKVGDKTDTSPFETDNPVIGISTGTYIENMKVLIAALRQ